Proteins encoded in a region of the Trypanosoma brucei gambiense DAL972 chromosome 11, complete sequence genome:
- a CDS encoding N-acetyltransferase, putative: MTDIVDLELRVLEESDLSSHLELLGHLTEAPPLSGVELANIADMRRRAGIVTKVFCHQPTGRIVGSASLMIQPKFTRGGRAVGHIEDVVVDPSYRGAGLGKALIMDLCEISRSKGCYKVILDSSEKSLPFYEKLGFRAHERQMRLDL, encoded by the coding sequence ATGACCGATATAGTGGACCTGGAACTTAGGGTGTTGGAGGAGAGTGACTTGTCCAGTCACTTGGAGCTGTTGGGGCATCTGACTGAGGCACCACCGTTGAGCGGGGTCGAACTCGCGAACATCGCGGACATGCGGAGGAGAGCTGGAATTGTAACTAAAGTGTTCTGTCACCAACCAACTGGACGGATTGTGGGGTCAGCATCTCTAATGATTCAACCGAAATTCACTCGTGGCGGTAGGGCTGTAGGACACATTGAAGATGTCGTTGTAGACCCCTCGTACAGAGGGGCTGGACTTGGCAAGGCACTTATCATGGACCTTTGCGAAATATCTAGGTCGAAAGGTTGCTACAAAGTGATACTCGACAGTTCTGAAAAGTCGCTTCCGTTCTACGAAAAGTTGGGGTTTCGAGCACATGAGAGACAAATGAGGCTGGatttgtag
- a CDS encoding protein kinase, putative, whose amino-acid sequence MHRGSQLDVNRYSVVKHLGSGGFGDAFLVKDANDGMEYVLKCSKTVGSNDTLLSEAQNLLLTTCDHVVHCFGVWLEPMGNRCCMLLEYCDGGDLEDYLSYSFPLTESELVSIFAQLLLGLDHIHLKHLIHRDIKLQNLMLHRSTGVVKIGDFGMSKALRFTDEVSSTRLGTPLYTSPEVLKGLGYTRKTDVWSMGVAFYRLMTNRLPFPASNVEEMYESYRTTRPVHPCRVHNEYSEPLGDLVMKMLTKSRRKRPNARELLALPLFTETLSARPWHPPHLRGSNYLFSCRPMTNINIRSLPSLAAERVGEVSYGDQVLVSEEEVSSEGMMWYRVLYPLEGYCITTTDGHQLFQRVSDPARFPPISSLE is encoded by the coding sequence ATGCACCGGGGGAGCCAACTTGACGTAAATCGGTACAGTGTTGTAAAGCACCTTGGAAGTGGGGGATTTGGTGATGCATTCCTTGTAAAGGATGCTAACGATGGCATGGAGTACGTGCTGAAGTGTTCAAAAACTGTTGGCAGTAATGACACACTGTTGTCCGAGGCACAGAATCTCTTGCTCACAACATGTGACCATGTTGTGCACTGTTTTGGTGTTTGGTTGGAACCTATGGGTAACAGGTGCTGTATGCTACTTGAATACTGTGATGGGGGGGACTTGGAGGATTACCTAAGTTACTCCTTTCCCCTGACAGAATCGGAGCTTGTTTCAATATTTGCGCAGCTGCTATTGGGTCTGGATCACATCCATCTTAAGCATCTTATACATAGGGATATCAAATTGCAGAACTTGATGCTACACCGTTCTACGGGAGTTGTGAAGATTGGTGATTTCGGCATGAGCAAAGCTCTTCGCTTTACGGACGAGGTCTCTTCCACAAGGCTTGGTACCCCTCTTTACACTTCACCAGAGGTTCTAAAAGGCCTTGGATatacaagaaaaacagaTGTATGGAGCATGGGTGTAGCGTTCTACCGTTTGATGACCAACAGACTTCCGTTCCCAGCTTCCAATGTGGAGGAGATGTATGAAAGCTATAGGACCACCCGGCCCGTGCACCCTTGCCGAGTGCACAACGAATATTCCGAACCGCTTGGTGATTTGGTAATGAAGATGCTGACTAAGAGTAGAAGGAAACGGCCGAATGCGCGTGAGCTGCTTGCTCTTCCACTGTTTACGGAAACACTTAGTGCGCGTCCATGGCATCCGCCCCATCTTCGCGGATCAAACTACTTGTTTTCGTGTCGTCCAATGACCAACATCAATATCCGGAGTCTTCCTTCCTTGGCTGCTGAGCGGGTTGGCGAGGTTTCGTATGGTGATCAGGTTCTTgtaagtgaagaagaggtgaGCAGTGAGGGTATGATGTGGTACAGGGTTCTTTATCCCCTGGAAGGATACTGCATTACAACTACAGATGGTCATCAGTTATTTCAGCGGGTTAGTGACCCTGCGCGTTTTCCCCCGATTTCGTCCCTAGAGTGA